A window of the Loxodonta africana isolate mLoxAfr1 chromosome 3, mLoxAfr1.hap2, whole genome shotgun sequence genome harbors these coding sequences:
- the LOC135230674 gene encoding olfactory receptor 7A10-like — protein MEPENHTQISEFILLGLSEEEELQSLLLGLFLSMYLITFIGNLLIILAIITGSHLHTPMYFFLTNLSFVDICFTSTTIPKMLLNIHTHNKAITYQGCLAQVYFFILFLQLDVFFLSIMAYDRFVAICHPLHYMVIMNPRLCGFLLLFSWILSVLGSLLRSLLVLRLSFCTNLEITHFFCEINQVIQLACSDTLLNIIEMYFATGVMGIISLTGIVFSYSRIVSSILRITSARGKYKAFSTCGSHLSVVSLFYGTGVGVYLSSTTIQNSRASAIASVMYTVVTPMLNPFIYSLRNKDIKRALKSLIGIVTLNE, from the coding sequence ATGGAACCAGAAAACCACACACAAATTTCAGAATTTATTCTTCTTGGACTCTCAGAAGAGGAGGAACTGcaatctcttcttcttggtttgtTCCTGTCCATGTATTTGATCACCTTTATTGGTAACCTTCTCATCATCTTGGCCATCATCACTGGCTCTCATCTCCatactcccatgtacttcttcctcaccaatctGTCCTTTGTAGATATATGTTTCACCTCCACCACTATCCCGAAGATGCTACTGAACATCCATACCCATAACAAAGCCATCACGTATCAAGGCTGCCTTGCCCAagtatattttttcatcctttttttgcagttggatgtttttttcctttctataatGGCTTATGACCGGTTTGTGGCCATCTGTCACCCACTGCACTACATGGTCATCATGAATCCCAGACTCTGTGGCTTTTTGCTGCTCTTTTCCTGGATATTGAGTGTTCTAGGCTCTCTGCTTCGTAGTTTACTGGTGTTGAGACTGTCCTTCTGTACTAACTTGGAAATTACCCACTTCTTCTGTGAAATCAATCAGGTTATCCAACTTGCCTGTTCTGACACCCTCCTCAATATCATAGAGATGTATTTTGCAACTGGGGTGATGGGCATTATTTCCCTCACTGGCATCGTATTTTCTTATTCTCGGATTGTCTCTTCCATACTGAGAATTACATCAGCAAGGGGGAAATATAAGGCATTTTCCACTTGTGGTTCTCACCTTTcagttgtttccctgttttatggTACAGGTGTTGGGGTCTACCTCAGTTCCACCACTATCCAAAATTCCAGGGCCAGTGCAATAGCCTCAGTGATGTACACCGTAGTCACACCCATGCTGAACccctttatctacagtctgaggaacaaGGACATAAAAAGGGCACTGAAAAGTCTTATTGGGATTGTTACTTTAAATGAGTGA